The proteins below are encoded in one region of Tessaracoccus aquimaris:
- a CDS encoding TetR family transcriptional regulator, with amino-acid sequence MTDPDVDPPKGARPVGRRAGESGTREDILDAALTLFAERGFDGASMRAIADAAGVDPALIRHFFTDKPSLFAAAMAAHSEIPQRMAEAVSGDPGQLGRRVAEAYLTLWDDAELGPVLQGLVRSAVTSEHGGELVAEALFSQMSKVPEVAAAPPEATRGVALAGAHLMGVALARNVLGLSAFTGMSREELVEAVAPSIQRYLSPLVERRASNDDGPGA; translated from the coding sequence ATGACCGATCCCGACGTCGACCCACCCAAGGGCGCCCGCCCCGTGGGCCGTCGTGCCGGGGAAAGCGGCACCCGGGAGGACATCCTCGACGCCGCGCTGACCCTGTTCGCCGAGCGCGGTTTCGACGGCGCGTCGATGCGCGCGATCGCGGACGCGGCGGGCGTCGATCCCGCGCTGATCCGGCACTTCTTCACAGACAAGCCCTCGCTGTTCGCGGCGGCGATGGCGGCCCACTCGGAGATCCCGCAGCGGATGGCGGAGGCGGTCTCGGGCGACCCGGGGCAGCTCGGCCGACGCGTCGCCGAGGCCTACCTGACCCTCTGGGACGACGCCGAGCTCGGACCGGTGCTCCAGGGCCTCGTCCGTTCCGCCGTCACGTCGGAGCACGGCGGCGAGTTGGTCGCGGAGGCCCTGTTCTCGCAGATGTCGAAGGTGCCCGAGGTGGCGGCCGCGCCGCCCGAGGCGACGCGCGGGGTGGCCCTCGCCGGGGCGCATCTGATGGGGGTCGCGCTCGCCCGCAACGTGCTCGGCCTCTCGGCGTTCACGGGCATGTCGCGCGAGGAACTCGTCGAGGCGGTCGCCCCGAGCATCCAGCGCTACCTGTCGCCGCTGGTCGAACGGCGCGCCAGCAACGACGATGGACCCGGCGCCTGA
- a CDS encoding Tm-1-like ATP-binding domain-containing protein, whose translation MATVVLLGTLDTKRAEYDWLKGQLLAAGVEVLTVDVGSFSEASTADVTPDEVLAAAGLDAAGLHERRDRGETMTAMGRGAAEVVHRLFEEGRLHGLLSVGGSGGSSVAAPAMQALPIGVPKLLVSTMASGDVSPYVGAVDATLMYSVVDVAGINSVSSVVLGNAVAAISGMAKAYESRTGSEAGDEHVPLVGLTMFGVTTPAADEARARLTELGYEVLVFHATGTGGRAMEKLVASNLLAGVCDLTTTELADDLVGGVLSAGPDRLEIAGRLGLPQVVSVGALDMVNFGPADTVPERFRDRNLFVHNPTVTLMRTTPEETAELGRRIAAKLAAATGPTELFLPLKGVSAIDVDDAPFRDADADAALFDALRQGLSGSQVAIVERDQAINDQGFGAAMADALDRAIKAQKEQ comes from the coding sequence ATGGCGACCGTGGTGCTGCTCGGAACCCTCGACACGAAGCGGGCCGAGTACGACTGGCTCAAGGGACAACTGCTCGCGGCGGGCGTCGAGGTGCTCACCGTCGACGTCGGCTCGTTCTCGGAGGCGTCGACGGCGGACGTCACGCCCGACGAGGTGCTGGCCGCCGCCGGGCTCGACGCGGCGGGGCTGCACGAGCGGCGCGACCGTGGCGAGACCATGACCGCCATGGGCCGTGGCGCCGCCGAGGTCGTGCACCGGCTCTTCGAGGAGGGACGGCTGCACGGGCTGCTCAGCGTCGGAGGCTCCGGCGGATCCTCTGTCGCGGCACCAGCCATGCAGGCGCTGCCGATCGGCGTGCCGAAGCTGCTCGTCTCGACCATGGCAAGCGGCGACGTGAGCCCCTACGTCGGGGCGGTCGACGCGACGCTGATGTACTCCGTCGTCGACGTCGCGGGCATCAACTCCGTCTCCAGCGTCGTGCTCGGCAACGCCGTCGCCGCCATCTCCGGCATGGCGAAGGCCTACGAGTCGCGCACCGGGAGCGAGGCGGGCGACGAACACGTACCGCTGGTCGGGCTCACCATGTTCGGCGTCACGACCCCGGCGGCCGACGAGGCGCGCGCCCGGCTCACCGAGCTCGGCTACGAGGTGCTCGTATTCCACGCCACCGGCACCGGCGGCCGCGCGATGGAGAAGCTGGTCGCGTCCAACCTCCTGGCCGGCGTGTGCGACCTCACAACCACCGAACTCGCCGACGACCTCGTCGGCGGCGTGCTCAGCGCAGGCCCCGACCGGCTCGAGATCGCGGGCAGGCTCGGCCTGCCGCAGGTGGTCAGCGTCGGCGCGCTCGACATGGTCAACTTCGGCCCGGCCGACACCGTCCCGGAGCGGTTCCGCGACCGCAACCTCTTCGTCCACAACCCGACGGTGACGCTGATGCGCACCACGCCGGAGGAGACGGCCGAACTCGGCCGACGCATCGCCGCAAAGCTGGCCGCCGCGACCGGCCCGACCGAGCTGTTCCTGCCCCTCAAGGGGGTCAGCGCCATCGACGTCGACGACGCCCCCTTCCGCGACGCGGACGCCGACGCGGCGCTGTTCGACGCGCTCCGCCAGGGGCTCAGTGGCAGCCAGGTCGCTATCGTCGAGCGCGATCAGGCCATCAACGACCAGGGCTTCGGCGCCGCAATGGCCGACGCCCTCGACAGGGCCATCAAGGCCCAGAAGGAGCAGTGA